One Bombina bombina isolate aBomBom1 chromosome 5, aBomBom1.pri, whole genome shotgun sequence DNA segment encodes these proteins:
- the LOC128660282 gene encoding P-selectin glycoprotein ligand 1-like: protein MVRAPISEDGNTAETTAPPQAAEDTAEPDPQATEYTAEPDPQAEEDTAEPDPQAAEDTAEPDPQAAEDTTEPDPQAAEIQLNLTLKQQKIQLNLTIKQLSALLLKSLWMNYILPCVRNSLHSRGGSSQALRA, encoded by the coding sequence atggtaCGAGCTCCAATATCTGAAGATggaaatacagcagaaactacagctccccctcaagcagcagaagatacagctgaacctgaccctcaagcaacAGAATatacagctgaacctgaccctcaagcagaagaagatacagctgaacctgaccctcaagcagcagaagatacagctgaacctgaccctcaagcagcagaagatacaactgaacctgaccctcaagcagcagaaatacaattgaacctgaccctcaagcagcagaagatacaactGAACCTGACCATCAAGCAACTgtcagccctgttgctcaagagcctgtggatgaaTTATATTCTCCCCTGTGTGAGGAAttcattgcactccagaggaggctcgtcacaagcactgagagcataa